The proteins below are encoded in one region of Aquisphaera giovannonii:
- a CDS encoding DNA gyrase/topoisomerase IV subunit B: protein MSSGTYNAKSITVLEGLEAVRRRPGMYIGGVDKAGLHHLLWEIVDNAVDEVMNGHASRIVVTLHADGRTMSVADNGRGIPVDTHPKTGKSALEVILTTLHAGGKFDNDAYKVAGGLHGVGASVVNALSKSLIAEVRRDGTTYVQKYRRGKPLGPIEKGEPSRGTGTTVTFTPDSEIFATLDFDTTLIAERLEVKTYLNKGLVIQFVDQKNRTSVEFRHDGGVADFLDAVTKERNDHRVAPLAFVLEREDEEDGLRCHLALAWTEATDEDIRSFVNTIPTRDGGTHELGMLSGVSTAVLRFMETHDLVKKGMEIKREDIREGLVAILSVCVREPQFQGQTKGRLNNPEVRAQVESMVRPALESFLLKNKSVGDAIAARVIQAARAREASRAAATQVRRKTAVGGRLNLPGKLADCDSTDPEYSELFIVEGDSAGGSAKQGRDRSIQAILPLRGKVLNAEQAGKAKVLDNKELTDLISALGCGMDDQFDPARLRYGKVILLTDADSDGHHIATLLLTFFYRHVHPLFAEGRVYLACPPLYRIAWGKEIYWASDDAHRDRIIGKMPKNAKPNITRFKGLGEMPAKLLFETTLNPETRRLLRVVVNEDDRPYTDRTVSDLMGKEPEARFKFIMEEAYTAKDIDI, encoded by the coding sequence ATGTCCAGCGGCACGTACAACGCCAAGTCGATCACGGTGCTCGAGGGCCTCGAGGCGGTGCGCCGCAGGCCGGGCATGTACATCGGCGGCGTGGACAAGGCGGGGCTGCATCACCTGCTCTGGGAGATCGTGGACAACGCCGTCGACGAGGTGATGAACGGCCACGCCAGCCGGATCGTCGTGACCCTGCACGCCGACGGCCGGACGATGTCCGTGGCCGACAACGGCCGCGGCATCCCGGTGGACACGCACCCGAAGACGGGCAAGAGCGCGCTGGAGGTCATCCTCACCACGCTGCACGCCGGCGGCAAGTTCGACAACGACGCGTACAAGGTCGCCGGCGGCCTCCACGGCGTCGGCGCGAGCGTGGTGAATGCGCTCTCGAAGAGCCTGATCGCCGAGGTCCGCCGCGACGGCACGACCTACGTCCAGAAGTACCGCCGGGGCAAGCCGCTCGGGCCGATCGAGAAGGGCGAGCCGTCGCGCGGGACGGGCACCACGGTCACGTTCACGCCGGACTCGGAGATCTTCGCCACGCTGGACTTCGACACGACGCTGATCGCCGAGCGGCTCGAGGTGAAGACGTACCTCAACAAGGGCCTGGTGATCCAGTTCGTCGACCAGAAGAACCGGACCTCGGTCGAGTTCCGCCACGACGGCGGCGTGGCCGACTTCCTGGACGCCGTGACGAAGGAGCGGAACGACCACAGGGTCGCGCCCCTGGCGTTCGTGCTCGAGCGCGAGGACGAGGAGGACGGCCTCCGCTGCCACCTGGCGCTCGCCTGGACCGAGGCGACCGACGAGGACATCCGCTCGTTCGTCAACACGATCCCGACCCGCGACGGCGGCACCCACGAGCTCGGCATGCTCTCCGGCGTCAGCACCGCGGTGCTCCGCTTCATGGAGACGCACGACCTCGTCAAGAAGGGGATGGAGATCAAGCGGGAGGACATCCGCGAGGGCCTCGTGGCGATCCTCTCCGTCTGCGTCCGCGAGCCCCAGTTCCAGGGCCAGACGAAGGGCCGGCTGAACAACCCGGAGGTCCGGGCCCAGGTCGAGTCCATGGTCCGCCCGGCCCTGGAGAGCTTCCTGCTCAAGAACAAGAGCGTCGGCGACGCCATCGCCGCCCGCGTGATCCAGGCGGCCCGGGCCCGCGAGGCGAGCCGCGCGGCGGCCACCCAGGTGCGGCGGAAGACCGCCGTCGGCGGCCGGCTGAATCTCCCCGGCAAGCTCGCCGACTGCGACAGCACCGACCCCGAGTACTCGGAACTGTTCATCGTCGAGGGCGACAGCGCCGGCGGCTCCGCCAAGCAGGGCCGCGACCGGTCCATCCAGGCCATCCTCCCGCTCCGCGGCAAGGTCCTCAACGCCGAGCAGGCCGGCAAGGCCAAGGTCCTGGACAACAAGGAGCTGACCGACCTGATCAGCGCCCTCGGCTGCGGCATGGACGACCAGTTCGACCCCGCCCGGCTCCGCTACGGCAAGGTCATCCTCCTGACCGACGCCGACAGCGACGGCCACCACATCGCCACGCTGCTGCTGACGTTCTTCTACCGCCACGTCCATCCCCTCTTCGCCGAGGGGCGCGTCTACCTGGCCTGCCCGCCGCTCTACCGGATCGCCTGGGGCAAGGAAATTTACTGGGCCTCCGACGACGCCCACCGCGACCGGATCATCGGCAAGATGCCCAAGAACGCGAAGCCGAACATCACCCGCTTCAAGGGTTTGGGCGAAATGCCCGCCAAGCTCCTCTTCGAGACCACGCTCAACCCGGAGACCCGCCGGCTGCTGCGCGTGGTCGTCAACGAGGACGACCGCCCGTATACTGATCGCACCGTGAGCGACCTGATGGGCAAGGAGCCGGAGGCCCGCTTCAAGTTCATCATGGAAGAGGCCTACACGGCGAAGGACATCGACATCTGA